GGCGGGCTCGGGCGGGCCGCCGGTGAGGGCCTGCCGGAGGACGACGCCGAGCGAGAACACGTCCGCGGCGGGCGACGGCGGCGCGCCGTCCAGCAGTTCGGGCGCGGTGTAGGCGGGGGTGCCGAGGACCGGCCCGCCCGCCGGATCGGGCCCGGTGAACGCGATGCCGAAGTCGAGGACCTTCACCGCCACCGGCGTCTGGAACACGTTCGCGGGCTTGATGTCGCGGTGCACGATCCCGGCCGCGTGGGCGGCGTCGAGCGCGTCCCCGATCGCCGCGCACACCGCGGCCGCCTCCCGCCACGGCAGCGGCCCGCGCGCCAGCCGGTCGGCGAGGGACTCCCCGTCGAGCAGTTCCATCACCACGTACGGGACGCCGCGATGCTCGCCGTAGTCGTAGACGCCGGTGATGTTCGGGTGGGAGAGCCCGGCGGCGGCCCGCGCCTCCCGCCGCAGCCGCCGCGGGAACTCCTCCGGCCACCCCTCGCGGGGCACCTTGACGGCGACCGCGCGGTCGAGGACGAGGTCGTGGGCGCGCCACACGGCGGCCATGCCGCCGGTGCCGAGCAGTGCCTCGATCCGGTAGCGCTCCCCCGGCAGGTCGCCCGGGCCCACGGTCTCCGGCATGCCGCAAGCCTATGACAGGCCCGAACGTTCCTGCTCAGGGCACCAGGTACCGGGTGTCGCGGGCGTCGGTGATCGCCATGTGGCCGGGGGCGTGGCCGATGGCGAACTTGGGACGGGACGCCGCCACGGCGGCCTGCGGGGTGACGCCGCACGCCCAGAACACCGGGATCTCGTCCACCCGGACGTCCACGGGGTCGCCGTAGTCGGGGCTGCCGAGGTCGGCGATGCCGAGTTCGAGGGGGTCGCCGACGTGCACGGGCGCGCCGTGCACGGACGGGTAGCGCGCGGTGACGCGGACGGCGTCGGCGATCTGGGCGGCGGGCACCGGGCGCATCGACACGACGAGCGGGCCGCCGAACTCCCCGGCGCGCCTGCAGGTCCGGTTCGTCCGGTACATCGGGACGTTGACGCCCTGTTCGACGTGCCGGATCGGGACCCCGGCGTCGCGCAGGGCGGTCTCGAACGTGAAGCTGCAGCCGATGAGGAACGAGACGAGGTCGCCGCGCCAGTACTCGGTGGCGTCGGTGACCTCGGCGACCGGCTCGCCGTGCTCGTAGACGATGTAGCCGGGCAGGTCGGTGCGCAGGTCGCCGGGGAAGATCGGCGCGGAGACCGCGCCGGGTTCGGTGACCTCCAGCAGCGGGCACGGCTTCGGGTTGCGCTGGGCGAACAGCAGCAGGTCGTACGCCTGGTCGCGCGGGACGGCGATGAGGTTCGCCTGGGTGCGTCCCGTGCACCAGCCGGCGGTGGGGACGCGGAGCCCGGCGCGGAACAGCGCGCGCGCCTGCTCCGGGGTCAGCGCTCCCGGGTCGAGGGGGACGGTTTCGTTCATGGCGGTGCCTTCCTGAGGTCCGGTGCGGGGATCGGACGGAACCGGAGCCGCTGCCCGGGGCGCGCCTGTGCGGCGCGTCCCACGTCGGCGGTGGCGACGACGGCGATGACCGGGTAGCCGCCGGTCACGGGACGGTCGGCGAGGAACAGCACGGGATTCCCGGACGGCGGGACCTGCAGTGCTCCGGTGACCGTTCCCTCACTGGGCAACTCGCCCCGATCCGCGTGGTTCAAACGGGGGCCGGCCAGCCGCATCCCGACCCGGTCGGTCTCGCTGGTGACCTCGAACGTCCCGCCGAACAGTGCGGCCAGGGCGCCGGGGACCAGCCGGTCGTCGCGGGGGCCGGGGACGGCGCGCAGTTCGACCGTCCCGGCGGGCGGCGGCGCGACGGGCAGGACGTCCAGCAGCGGCGGGGCGTCCGGGGGCGGGCCGACGGGCAGGACGGCGCCGGGTTCGAGCGGCGGCGGTCCGAGGCCCGACAGCGTGTCGGTGGAGCGGGAGCCGAGGACGGGCGGGACGGCGACGCCGCCGCGCACCGCGAGGTAGCTGCGCAGCCCGGCGGGCGGCGTGCCGAGCCGCAGTTCGGCGCCGTCCGGGACGTGCAGCACGGTGTTCGGCGGGGCGGGGCGGCCGTCCAGGACGAGCGGGGCGGGGGCGCCGGTGACGATCGCGAAGACGCCGCCGCGGCCGCGGATCCGCAGGCCGCCGAGGGTGACCTCGATCGCGGCGGCGCCCTCGGGGTTGCCGAGGGCCCGGTTCGCCAGCCGCAGCGACGCGGGGTCGGCGGCGCCGGACGTCCCGACGCCGAGCGCCGCGTGCCCGAACCGCCCGAGGTCCTGCACGGTGGCGAGGGGCCCGGTGGCGAGGACGTCCAGCAGCCGCTTCACGCCCGCTCCCCCGCGTGATCCCGGACGAACCGGACGTGCGCCCCCGGGCGCAGCAGCGCGGGCGGGTCGCGGTCGAGGTCCCACATCGGGACGGCCGTGCTGCCGATGATCTGCCAGCCGCCGGGCGACTCGGCCGGGTACACGCCGCTGAACCGCCCGGCGAGGCCGACCGCGCCCGCCGGGACCCGCAGCCGCGGGGTCGCGCGGCGCGGGACGTCCAGCCGGGGGTCGCCGCCGTCGAGGTAGCCGAAGCCGGGCGCGAACCCGGTGAACGCGACCCGCCAGGACGCGGCGGTGTGCGCGGCGACGACCTCGGCGGGCGTCAGTCCGGTCAGCCGGGCGACCTCGGGCAGGTCGGGGCCGTCGTAGGTCACGGGGATCTCCACGGTGCCGACGGTCCCGGCCGCCGTGCCGGGACGCGCGGTGCGCACGGCGTCGGCGACGGCGGCCGGGTTCGCGGCGGGTTCGAGCAGGAGGGTGAGGGTGCGGGCCGCCGGGACGATGTCGGCGACGCCGGGCGGCGGGGCCGCAGCCAGCGCCGCGTACAGGCCCAGCATCTCCGGCAGGCCGGGGAGTTCGACCAGGAGGGCGGCGTCGCCGCTCGGCAGGATCCGCACCCGTGCCTCACGCCCAGAGTTCGTCGAGGCCGGACAGCGAGTTCCAGCCGAGGTACAGCGACAGCAGCCAGGCGGCGAGGCCGAGCACGAGCAGCCACTTCGGGAACCGGTAGCCGCCGAGCAGGTCGCGGCGCCGGGCCGCCACCCACAGCAGGACGGCCAGCCCGAACGGCAGGATCAGCCCGTTGAGGGCGCCCGCGAGGACCAGCAGCTTGGCCGGGGCGGTGCCGATGAACAGGTAGATCACCGTGGAGACCGCGATGAACCCGACGACGATCTGGCTCCGGTACTTCTCCACCAGCGAGGAGAACGAGACCAGGAACGACACCGACGTGTAGGAGGCGCCGATCACCGAGGTGATCGCGGCCGACCACATGATCAGCCCGAAGACCCGCAGCCCGGCCTCCCCGGCGGCGTGCTCGAACGCCGACGGCGCCGGGTTGGCCTCCGCGAGCTTCACTCCGCCCGCGACGACGCCGAGCACGGCGAGGAACAGCAGGACGCGCATCAGCCCGGTGACGAGGATGCCGGTGATCGCGCTGCGGTTGATCTGCCGGACGTTCTCCGGGCCGGTGACCCCGGACTCGATCATCCGGTGCGCGCCCGCGTAGGTGATGTAGCCGCCGACGGTGCCGCCGATCAGCGTGGTGATGATGAGGAAGTCGACCTGTTCGGGCGCGGCGGCCTGCACCAGCGCGTCGCCGAGCGGCGGGTCGGACACGATCGCCACGTACAGCGTCATGAGGATCATGACGCCGCCGAGCACGACGACGATCCGGTCCATCGCGACGCCGGCCCGCTTGCTGAGGAAGATCGCGATGGCGACGAGCGCGGAGAGCGCGCCGCCGATCTTGACGTCGAGGCCGAACAGCGCGTTCAGCCCGAGCGCCGTCCCGGCGATGTTGCCGATGTTGAACACCAGGCCGCCGAAGACGTCCAGGGCCGCGAGGGCGTAGCCGCCGCCGGGGACGACCTTGTTGCCGAGCTCCTGGGCGCGCTTGCCGGAGACGCCGACGACGCGCCACACGTTCAGCTGGATCGCGATGTCCACCAGCACCGACACGACGATCGCGAAGGCCATCGCG
The nucleotide sequence above comes from Actinomadura algeriensis. Encoded proteins:
- a CDS encoding putative hydro-lyase: MNETVPLDPGALTPEQARALFRAGLRVPTAGWCTGRTQANLIAVPRDQAYDLLLFAQRNPKPCPLLEVTEPGAVSAPIFPGDLRTDLPGYIVYEHGEPVAEVTDATEYWRGDLVSFLIGCSFTFETALRDAGVPIRHVEQGVNVPMYRTNRTCRRAGEFGGPLVVSMRPVPAAQIADAVRVTARYPSVHGAPVHVGDPLELGIADLGSPDYGDPVDVRVDEIPVFWACGVTPQAAVAASRPKFAIGHAPGHMAITDARDTRYLVP
- a CDS encoding 5-oxoprolinase subunit C family protein, producing MKRLLDVLATGPLATVQDLGRFGHAALGVGTSGAADPASLRLANRALGNPEGAAAIEVTLGGLRIRGRGGVFAIVTGAPAPLVLDGRPAPPNTVLHVPDGAELRLGTPPAGLRSYLAVRGGVAVPPVLGSRSTDTLSGLGPPPLEPGAVLPVGPPPDAPPLLDVLPVAPPPAGTVELRAVPGPRDDRLVPGALAALFGGTFEVTSETDRVGMRLAGPRLNHADRGELPSEGTVTGALQVPPSGNPVLFLADRPVTGGYPVIAVVATADVGRAAQARPGQRLRFRPIPAPDLRKAPP
- a CDS encoding 5-oxoprolinase subunit B family protein yields the protein MRILPSGDAALLVELPGLPEMLGLYAALAAAPPPGVADIVPAARTLTLLLEPAANPAAVADAVRTARPGTAAGTVGTVEIPVTYDGPDLPEVARLTGLTPAEVVAAHTAASWRVAFTGFAPGFGYLDGGDPRLDVPRRATPRLRVPAGAVGLAGRFSGVYPAESPGGWQIIGSTAVPMWDLDRDPPALLRPGAHVRFVRDHAGERA
- a CDS encoding NRAMP family divalent metal transporter — protein: MTDSTTLDATPAPPSRSRRGALLGAMFLMATSAIGPGFITQTTVFTAQLGAAMAFAIVVSVLVDIAIQLNVWRVVGVSGKRAQELGNKVVPGGGYALAALDVFGGLVFNIGNIAGTALGLNALFGLDVKIGGALSALVAIAIFLSKRAGVAMDRIVVVLGGVMILMTLYVAIVSDPPLGDALVQAAAPEQVDFLIITTLIGGTVGGYITYAGAHRMIESGVTGPENVRQINRSAITGILVTGLMRVLLFLAVLGVVAGGVKLAEANPAPSAFEHAAGEAGLRVFGLIMWSAAITSVIGASYTSVSFLVSFSSLVEKYRSQIVVGFIAVSTVIYLFIGTAPAKLLVLAGALNGLILPFGLAVLLWVAARRRDLLGGYRFPKWLLVLGLAAWLLSLYLGWNSLSGLDELWA